The region AAGACGACAACCGTCGGATCTTTTTGTTCGATAAGATCCCGTTCCCGTTTCTTTTCGCTTTTCCCGGAGACTTCCCATTCCCACTCACACGTGCTTCTAGAGCCATCCGGACATCCCCGTTGTTGACCACCCCATTGACTGCACCCAACTCACAGCTGCTACTATGACATTCCGAACTGTTCAATTCAAGATCCGATAAGCTTTCATTCCCATTCAAAACCTCTACAAGAAGCGGGTGGCCCGTTATCGGTTGACCGGTCAACTTGCTCATTAGAGATATATACGGGACATGTTGAGGATGATGCCCCGAATTAACCTCAATATTAACATCGTACAAAGACCCGCTATCCTGTTTTCTGAAACCAACATCTGACGACGACTCGTATTTCGGGTTGACTGTAAACCGGGACTGCCGATAAGGAAGTGACCGATGCGGGGCCGTTGCCGTTGCTGTTGCTTCCTCAACCGGGAGCGATTCGGTAATTTGTTCCGACTTCACTTTACAGACATGTGTTACATCAGGATCTAAAAACTTATGAATGGTTTTACTTTTGTTTCTTGAATTCCGTTTCCCTTTATGCTGCCATTTTGAAGTGCCACCGGAATTGATGGAACCGGATTCTTGTATTTCGTTGGGTCCCACCGGAGCCGTATCGACTAGACTACTTTGACCAGATTGAAGCTTTTCGGATACCATTGCTGTCCATTCAAACATTTTGAATCAATTAGCACAAGTTTAAAGTCGATCATGTATTTCTTtcttatagcatcctactttcatttctatcCTATTACAGCATCATATCAATGTAATGCAAGTTTAAAGTTGCTTTAAAGGGTTGAATGCAAGAATACcaacctactttcatttatttatagcatcatactttcatttattcCTATCAAAGCATTGTGCTTTGAAAAACCTACCTAACTGTAGCAACTGCCGTCAAATTACAAATCAATTTTCTTTTCAGTGCTATAGCCTATAGTGATAGAATATATATAAAGTACAATGTCTCGATAAGAATAAAAAATTGTAAGTCTTATAACCAGGTAGATTTTTGATGCTGTGACATAAAGAAAcagaagtaggatgctataatgagCACAAGGGcgaaatgcaagaaatagcaacatactttcatttatttatttattatagcatcctactttgatTTCTTCCTACTAAATCATCATACTTCAAAATATCTACAGAATTATAGCAGTGTCATCTAAACACAAAGCAATTTCCACATCTATAATCAGGTAGAATTGTCGAAGTGCAATGTCTTTAATAAGAAAAAACACTGTAACTGAGTAGAGTTTTTCTAAGTAGAATGTCGTAATAAGAAAAAGCAATAAAAGTATGATGCTTTGATGAAAAATACCTTTAGTCTCCTTTTCTTCTCCGATAAAAGGAACATCAAAAAGCCTTGCAGAAGAATCGTTGTCAAGTAGCCCCGAAATACTGGAACTTCCATTCTCTTTGTCTTTCTGTTTAGAATCTGTAGGCGAGAGCGAGACATCATTATTGGAGCTATcagaattattattattattaattaccaCCGAAAAACTTCCGGAAACTTTGTTCTCAGGCAGGAAGGATCCGGATCCTGTCAGCTGTTCACACATAACGGGCACGGTCACCATGGCGGTGGTCTCTAACACCTTAGTCAACTGACGGCGAcggtttttcttttttaaaaactcATGAACATGTGCCACCTGGGATCGCCGCCGCTTAAACGCCCCGCTGATTCCAATGTCCTCAAGTCCTCTCATTCGTTTCTTACTTCCTTCATTTCCATCGTCTTCAGAATCATTCGGGgtcaattccaattccaattccaattccggTGGGGAATTTGAGATGTATTCTAAGCCGCTTAATTTATCTGACATGGCTTCGGTGGTTTCTTCTtcatcttgatcttgatcttgatcggGGTGTAAGTGTTTAGTGTCGGATTGTTGGGGTGATTTTTTGGGTAATCGGGAACTTTCGATCTCAAGGGCGTGAAGAATTGCGTCTTCTCTACGTGCGTATTTCACTGCTTTTTTCGAAGGAACGACGGCTGACGCTTTTGCTTTTTCGATGCATTCATCGTATTCGCCACACCGGAATGATTTTACACGTTTTGATTTTTCAAGATTATACCAGTCTCTGCATCATAAATAGTGTGGTTCTGATTTAGGGATTTCTGAAACAAACGGAATCCACTGTTCCTTCTTTCACAAGTCAAAAAAATTTCAGAAAATTTAGGAGTCCATTTTATCCATATAGTGAAGCATGCTTACAATCAGAATTAATGGAATCATGAAAAGAATGAAATGATACtgtgaatggaatggaatggaattgacaaacaaagtaataaaatGGGTCATTAAAATCTCATATAAGATtacattaaataataaaagtgtaaAAGTTTGTGTCACCTAAAACTACATAAATAGGAATGGGTTACACTGTAGGTTACAATTCCATTCCATGATGGAAAGGGGGAAACACCCTATGACTAAGGAATGAAAAACAATAAAGAGGATGGAATCACATTCCTTTAGGAATGGTCCCTTCCATTGCATTAGATAAAACAAACAGCTTTTTTCCACTACACTGGAATGGACCATTCCCTTTCCTGATTCCATCAAACTGAACACTGCAAAAGAGTAATGAAGGGTCATTTTGACAGTAGCAGTGGCTCTACATAACACGGACCTAACTAAGCTTTACTACCATGGTAACATTATAGCTATTATCAACTTAGTTATGAAATTTGGGCTCACAAATGCCCCTACCTCATTTCTCCCACTCCTAAACATCATTTTAAACCATACTTGCAAACTTTCTATTTTGGTCTGTTCTGATCACATTTTAGTATGTATCAATGTAGAAAACCATAGGCCCTTTCTTTGAAGGATTTAACATGCTATTTGATCACCAATTGTATATGCCATGTTGATGTGGCCTATACCCTACATCATACAGCCTCCAGGACCTAAGAGGATTGCTTGGTTTGATCAGGTACTATCTTTGATTTGCAGCAAATTGTGGTTAAAAATATAAGCTTCTTACCAATTTGTTGAAAAAGGGTCAATTTGGGTGGAATAATAGGTTGAGAAAGCTTTCAAACAACTCAAGAGACTAACAGTTACTACATCCTTAAGTTAAACAAGCTTTAATTAGGGTAACAAAGACACTCATTAAGCACAATAAGAAGTGTCAAAAACTAAAGAAAAAATTAGGGTAACAGCACAAACAGGGCATAAATTTGTTGAGCTTCATGCAGTAAAGAAATAAGTGATATAATGGAACTGTCACTTACACACTTGCATCATCTCTTCCTAGTAGCTTCACCGGAGTACCCAATCTCGGGGAAACCAGACAACTTTCCGGTAACTCATCAGGCCCCAATATGCGACCCGGCCACCACGATCCGTTTCTACGCCGGACCCAAACCAACCCACCCACGGTTGGGTCAATATTTTTGCCGTTTGCTTCACAAGAGCTTCCCATTCCCCAAAACCGATAGAGAAAACCCCAATAACACCTTAACCCAATCTCAGACCCTCCATCTTAAAGACGACGATAAAACTGCTTATccgattaaaataaaattaagaagAAATTTTGATGACTAAATAATGTCTTTGCTCCTAAACCCTAAAACCATTTCAAAGTAGTATACATCAGTGATACTGCATGCAAGGACATACCCCCGGATAAAAAGTTTGATCCAAGCAAATTTAGTTGAACAAAATCAAGAAAAACGGATGGGCAGATCCAAGGGGAAATTGAAACAGAAGATTCGAATTCTttgttttcaaatttcaaaaacagCTGAGGCGATTTTGTTTGGGTCTATGTAAaatccttgcttctttcttcgaGTTCCTTTAGATTTTCATCATCAAATCAAACCGCAGTTTGTGCTAGCGTTTCACCAGTGGGTGTGAGAGAATGATGGCGATTGATTAAAAAACTGCTTATGGGTTCTGATTCGGAATGAAAATAGGCGTACCTTTTGGTATCTTTTTGCCAAAAacagaagaagagagagagagagagagagagagagagagagagagagagtgagtgagtatGTGTGTGTTCAGAGTTGAGAGCGGTGTGAGTGAGAGATTGTGTTggattattttatgtttttattttttgaagtGGGGAAGACTACGGGGTTTTAATCGTCTGCCACCATAACCTAGGGCACAGACTTTACCAAGCAAATCCATAACTACCCCTTAAACTTTTGTAATTTGTCGTGTTTAACCCTCTCTACGGCAGGGGAGGGATACTTGTGTAGTGGTGTATATGTGGAATTATCATGCGGGTCGTTGTTTTTTACTATCTATTTTTTTCTAGAGCCAAATAAGaactttattttattatatactaCTATTATTTTATAGCTTTTATAAATCACGGTTATAAAAAATTAATTCTAACTTTGatataaaaattcataattattaataagttattttaaataaattattaattaagagatatatcaaaattttaaagttagttataactttaaatttaacatataattaaaaaagtaaatatttctataaaaaaatcTATTATTTAAAATCTTAACCTCACTAATTATGATAGTGATTTGCCTAATATATATCTTTGACACGTGACATAGTATTTTAAAGTTGTATTAAAGTGACATATgtaaaaagagatcaaaactatttttttattagtaCAAGGATATTACTATTACTATATGATAGAAaaaacgtgtgtgtgtgtgtttgtgtgtgtgtgtgtgtgtgtgtgtgtgtgtgtatatatatatatatatatatatattgtaacacctgcagattcgggctagtcaatttagaaacaatgagcgtcaaaaataactttttgatggaagattatttataataaataatctcaaccaagttatAGTGTATGTCACAATGGTTCCGTACATACaaataacgccgaaatccgagttataacgaaaaagttatgacatgtcgaagttttgcggctaaaccggcacgacaccgcgtAATGTAAAAAGTGAATCTTTGATTGATGACACGCCCCTCAGAGCGGACCAGAAGTAAGAGAGTCCCCGACGAGGAATCCTCAGCGAGGCCTGACCAAGCCCGACTCAGCAATCCGGGCCGCCAAGGACTCTAGCGGAGCGACCGCGCAAGAGCCCCGCCCTCGTCAAACGCTGTCCTTCGCTACAGTCCAAAGATAATGGCTTCGGGCGACAAGAAGCACATCCATAGCATTATCGCCTAAGCCAATCGTTAGCTCTGACACTACAAGGAACACGATCCACCAATAAGGACGGTGGATCTTGTCGGGATCACAAGTCCTTGTCTCTTATGCGGATCGAGGAAGATCCTCAGTATAAAAGGACGTTCACCTTGCCTTGATGGGTAAGCTGTCCTTCCCGAATCCTTATCCTCCACACTCAGTCACTCTActgacttgaccgtcggagcgtttCTCCGAGACCTCCTCCTGGAGAGCGGTTGATGGTTTCCCTTTCCCTGTGACCTTTCAGGTTTCCTTCCGGCGATCGTTACCGGTAGCTTAAGTGGTCGGAGCCTAGGTCGCATCATTTGGCGTCATCCGTTTGTGTGACAATAGATACACAAACCctctttctttctctttaacCTAGCCACATGACAAACAACACGACGAGCGAGTCACCGAAACCACCGCACAACCCAATACATCCGATGGCGTCGTTGGAAGAAAACAACACTCCAACAGTGCCATCATTCGGTGGCCCGCCACCTTCTTTTGTAACAGCGCCATCATCTAGTGGCCCGCCACCTTCTCTTTTAGTAGCGCCACCATCTGGTGGCCAACCATCTTTTCTCGCAACAACTGTACCACCGGTTGTAACCCATAACCAAACACCACTACCCATACAGACTTACGCAGCTCCTCCACCATTCCCAAATAGCAGTGTACCCaattagggatgtcaacgggggcaaatgGGACGGGGAATGCATCCCCCaccccccgcccccgaaatttccATGTTCCCCCGTCCCCACCCCCGTCCCCGAAATGTTTAGCCTTCCTATCTCCGCCCCCGCCCCTGAATCCCCTTTACTACCCCCACCCCCGTTcccccgcccccgattgattttgggtttttttttttttggctaaaagaGGTTGTTATTTACACTAAAAGAAGCTAttttttaggtaacaaataattatgtatagtagaattttacatgttaaaaataaaaaagttatgacatcttaaaaacattatactaacaatttaaaaacatgtttttgatgaattttgaaagctcaaaatcatattatagtttattatatttatatatttaatatatgtaaatatatgtgtaatttattaacgaggtccccatgggggtttcgggacgggattgcctatccccgcccccgcccccgcccccgaaattaaaacgggggttaacattgcccccgcccccgtccccgcccccgatttttttaaaaaatttccccCAAACGGGACGAGGCccccacgggactttttgacatccatATACCCAATCCTTACATTGTACCCCATATGCCACCGTTTTTCCCTAACACCACCGGATTTAACAACACCCGCTACAGCCCTATACCACCATCTGCCCAAACCACCAATGACTCGCAACAAACAACCCCCATAGCACCACCAATAAACATGATGTGTCGAAATATTACACCTACTAGTTTTACCAACTATCTAACTAGTTATTCGACTAAAGGCAGTTGACCTTTTCACAAATAGTATAGCACAAACAGTCAgatatcgaactcagggaacggattTAATTAATTAACCTAATCACTAAAAAATAACCTAAAACAAGCAAAAGTTAAAAatggtttttatctgattttacaagttcagacAAACTTTAACAATTAACTGATAATTTTAATCAATATTCTAAAAACACTTccgtttagttcgaatccacttctccTCTATGGTTAGCTACTAATTATGGCTTATTAAAGTTGGTCACCAATTATTATTCAATTAGCAATTCTAGTCCAATTTTACTAATCTTTTTaccaattcatgaactacctTGTATGGCCATACATAAGCAAAACACaaaattagttattaattatagatgggatatgtaagatttatctaagAAAATacaattatggtcataatttATGTTCTCTAGCACTAAATTAGTTACTTTTATCACTTATCTAAGATTTGGTCGATcatagctctagcaatttaatagtcactaaactactaggtaacaaattcatgtaatttaatggccATTAAGCTACACAGAACCTTAATTAAAGCAACAAAGTCAGAAAcattaacatgctaggtaatgataatcaaacacatgCACAAAACCAACttataaaatccataaattaataaaataagtcATAGATTCAAGGTTTCATCTAGCTAAACGAAAGTCTACTAATTTAGCTACTCATATCTAAAAGTAAACACACAAGTTCATAATAAATTGATATGATTAAATTAATGCAAACCGAATGTAGTGTTCTAATCTTCAAATTCTCGATCATCAAACAATCTCTACTTCCAAAAGGTTTTTTCGCACTTTTTTGACCTCTAAACTCGATTATAACTCTAGGAAATCGTATCCAACCTCCCAAAGTCGATATGCTAATGGATATTTATATTTACCAAAAATcgcatctcacgtcgtgagaaataAGGTCTCACGTCATGATCTCAAAAGAATTCGTGTTCGGCAAGGAAACTGCATTCCGCGTAGCTATCTTCTAAATGAATCAATCTCACGCCGTGAGATTATAATCATCACGTCATGAAAACTGAGAATTAGCATATGGCACAAAAACGGAAATCGTccgaaattttgtctagttttcagttcattttgaatctcgtcaattggaGTTATGAGTCATGAGATATTGTCATAATATTGACGAgagtcaagctgtccagcaacatccttttgTATTCTTTTTCAGCTCCAGTCCTCTAACTTCCAACTTTTGTTCAGATTTGGTCTTTTTCTTTGAGGATATCCAATTTAGCTACAAAATAGAATTTTAACAatataagtaccaaatatctttATTATTAACCAAAATGTAGCacaaatgtattaaaataaagcataaatatatgaataaataagacAATATCAAAacgactcccccccccccccccccccacacacacacatgtgaCACCGACGAGCAACACCACAACCAACCCAAGCGCCATATCACAACCACAAAACCACCCACCATTGGTGACGGGCACCGTGTCAGCACCGCCATTCACGCCTTACCAACAAATACACATGGCTCAAACACTCCCCACCCCATTTCAACCGTCAAATTTCTACGGCCCGGCAACACCAAACCTtacaacatacaacaacatgttAGTACAACCCTCTTTGGCAATGTAACAATCAGGGTACCACTTTGTTCAGCGGACACCAAACCAAGATTGCCTTTCACGAAGTGTCACGTCGTCATTCGTTAAAGAACTATTAGAGTACAAAGTCCCCAACACCGCCAAACAACCACACCTCAAAATGTACGACGACACCACACACCCGGACAACCACAATGACACATACGAGTGGATCATGACATCCCTCGAGCTAGACGAACGGTTCTGGTGCACATATTTTCCCACCACCCTAGACGGCAACGCAGGCAGATGGTTCAATACACTACGTCCGGGCAGCATCAGCAGCTTTAGCCAACTGAAATACCTCTTTCTACCAACTTCATGCAACTCCAGAAGTACAAAGGTGATTGTCACTCCATCATTGGATGCAAACAAAAGGAGGGGTAGTCAATCAAGGACTAATTCGCCAGGTTCACCAAGGCAACATTAGACGGCCTAGGGTACGATGAGGGGTTGATCGCGAGAGCGTTCACCTGAGGATTACTACCAGGTTTGCTATCTCAGAAACTCATGGGCAAGCACCCCAGACAAGGGCAAAACTAAAGGAGCGAGTGGAACGACTTTTATGCCAAGAAGAAGGCGAAGCGTCGAAGCAAGCATACCTCAACGCCATGTCTTCCTCAATCGGGAAGCGACATCACCAGTCTACTCTTCACCACGACTCTCGAGGAGGAAGCAAGTTATCGGGATGAGATAGACGATCACAAGGACGCTTTAGACCTTTCTTCAAAGACGAGAGGCGGGGAAGACAGGCAGAAGTCTAAACCGTCGCCGAAAAACCAGCAGCAAAGGGCACTAAGATGCGGTACTGCAAGTACCACAAGAGTAGGACACACGATACGGTCAACTGCACAGTCCCAAAGAGGGAAATGGAGGAGAAGCAACTGAAGGGAAACGTGATAGAAATCACCAAAAGTCTACGGGCCAAATTCGACACAGAAAATTCCAAGGACGACACTGGAAAAGCATGTTACAGACAAGAAATCCTCGCGATCCACCATAAAAGAGGGAGAATAGAGTACACAACCATTGTACGCAGCATTACGGAAATCATGCAGGGGTTAATGTTCTTCGTGACCGACCCAAGCCCAGTCGGTTGGAAAAGGGGACAACCCCTATTCATCCAAGGGTCCATTTGAGACATCATGATCCATCGGGTGTACGTCGACACGGGAAGCTCCGCAGACATCATCTACGAGCATTGCTTCCGGCTGCTGCCAGACGCATGGAAGGAAGGACTAAGGCCAGCCGCAGGACAGCTCACAGGCTTCACAAGACATAACATGTGGCCCCTAGGTACAATCCACTTACAATTTACATTAACCAATCAAGACAATACCAAACAACGTATCTTCGTTGTAGACTTTGTGGTCATACGCACCCATCCGAACACAATGTCATATTAGGACGAACAACCTTACTAAAGTTTGGAGCAATCTTGTCAACAATCCATGGAATAGTAAAATTCAGCACGATTCGGGGTCCAGATACAATCCtcgctaccccccccccccccccaagggaGCTCAAATGCTACGAAATCATGCAACCAAAAGACATCTCAGCCCAGGCCAAGAGACCGAAGCTAGATCCGTCAAGTGAGGGGGGTGAAGTAATTAACAGGGAGTATCCAAACCAACAAGTAAATTTGGGAACAActgtaatgacccaaaaatcaagggtaaaattttcatttttaatataactaaaacattgataccatttaattcCAACATTTCATATCATAGTCAAGCAAAACATTTATCAaagtttatcccaaaatcattcctTGCGGGAATCGTAGGTGTGTACACTACGATCAATccgagcccttcctttccaaaacgatgatacctgaaaccataaacaaaacttgtaagcacgaagcttagtgagttgcccagagcataccacacatacaatccacatatcacatatcctgttagctatagaAGCTACCTGtaacacataagccatgcatacaaaaacctataagaatgccatgggctaccccacatggtctttacctaggactgacatgggctaccccacatggtcttacatccaatgccatgggctaccccacatgatcttcacctaggactgccatgggctacccaacatggtcttacatccaatgttatgggctaccccacatggtctttacctatgaatgtcatgggctaccccacatggtcttacatccaatgtcatgggctacccacatggtctttacctagaaatgccatgggctaccccatgtgGTCTTACATCAAATGTCACGGGCTCCCCCGGggtcttttatgcaagtatcacaaagacaa is a window of Lactuca sativa cultivar Salinas chromosome 1, Lsat_Salinas_v11, whole genome shotgun sequence DNA encoding:
- the LOC111900066 gene encoding uncharacterized protein At1g51745, translating into MGSSCEANGKNIDPTVGGLVWVRRRNGSWWPGRILGPDELPESCLVSPRLGTPVKLLGRDDASVDWYNLEKSKRVKSFRCGEYDECIEKAKASAVVPSKKAVKYARREDAILHALEIESSRLPKKSPQQSDTKHLHPDQDQDQDEEETTEAMSDKLSGLEYISNSPPELELELELTPNDSEDDGNEGSKKRMRGLEDIGISGAFKRRRSQVAHVHEFLKKKNRRRQLTKVLETTAMVTVPVMCEQLTGSGSFLPENKVSGSFSVVINNNNNSDSSNNDVSLSPTDSKQKDKENGSSSISGLLDNDSSARLFDVPFIGEEKETKAMVSEKLQSGQSSLVDTAPVGPNEIQESGSINSGGTSKWQHKGKRNSRNKSKTIHKFLDPDVTHVCKVKSEQITESLPVEEATATATAPHRSLPYRQSRFTVNPKYESSSDVGFRKQDSGSLYDVNIEVNSGHHPQHVPYISLMSKLTGQPITGHPLLVEVLNGNESLSDLELNSSECHSSSCELGAVNGVVNNGDVRMALEARVSGNGKSPGKAKRNGNGILSNKKIRRLSSLTGSKRPANETGKFKKPGEACVPLKVVFGRINTALGR